One Bacillota bacterium genomic window, CCCTCGAGCACCCAGCGCTTTCCCTCAACATGGGGGCAGCACGGGATGCGCATCCCGGCGTCCAGCACCGGCCTGCGGGCATAGGCCGTCAAAGCCCCGGCAGTCCCAAGCGATATAGTAGCCGTCCCCGGCGCAAGACCCGCGCCCAGCGCAGCGCACTTTTGATCCTGGCCGCCCAGGACAACTAGAGTTTCAGGGGATAGGCCGAGCTCGCGCGCAGCCTTAGGCATGAGCTTAGATATCGCCGAGCCTGCCCACCTGATCTCCGGGAGCACGGCGCGCGAAATACCGCACTTATCGAGAACCGACCCTGACCAGCCACCCTCATGTAAATCGTACATGAGGGTCCCCGATGCCATGGAATGATCCGTCACCGCTTGGCCGGTCAGGCGTTTCACTATGAAATCAAGCGGCATTAGGAACTTGTCGGCCGCCCTGAAGACATCTGGCTCATTATCCCTGAACCAGAGGAGCTTTGGCAGGGTGTACGCGGCGCTCGGGCGTTTTCCCGTGGCGTGGAATATCTTCTCAGAGCCGCCCAGCTCTCGCTCCAACCACTCGCCCTGATCCCTTGCCCGGGTATCAAGCCAGCTGATCGCCATTCGCAAGGGCTCACCATGCCTGTCAACAGGGACTACAGATATCCCCTGGGAGCTCACGCTCAGCGCGACAACCTCGTCTGGACTCACACCCGCGCCCGCCCATATCCCTGTTTCCACATGCGACCCCGCACATAACCCGGCCCTCCCTACTTGTGCGCTCTCGAAAGCGAGGTTCACGGCCCGGACGGTTACGTCCCACCATTCTCCGGCATCCTGTTCTATTTCAACCTCCGACCTGGCGACGAGCGGGTATTCTACATAGCCCTCGCCCAGCACCCGCCCGCCCGGCTCAAAGACCGCAGCCTTACACGCAGTCGTTCCTAAATCTATTGAAAGAAGCAAATTACGGTTCATAAGGTCATCCACCAGCCCGTTTGCTCGAGTTTACGAATTATGTTCCTATATTCCGGTATTCCGGAAGTCATCTCCGGGGCTCCCCACCCACCCCACGCTGTGCCGGACCTGTTACCTCGAGCCTGCAAAGAAACTTGGCAGGAGCTCCAGGCCCCTGCCAAGGAATTTGGCAGGCCCGACCCTAATCTGCCAAGAAACTTGGCAGGGTGACCCCTTAGTGTTGTAAAACCGCCAAGAATCTTGGCACCTTCATGCGCGACCTGGCAAAAAACTTGGCATTTTCACCTTTGACCGGGGCAAACTGCCAAGATTTTTGGCAAGATAAGTGAGTACCTGCCCAGAATCGTGGCATCTTCAGATTCAACCTGCCGAGAAAGTTGCCACTTTGACTTTTTACTGAGGAACACTGTCAAGAATCTTGACATCATTGCTCAGTACTAGATAACAATAGCCTCAATCCCTAGCATCTTTGCCAGCAGCTCCAGCTCGCGCAGGATGTCTCCGTACACGACTGCGTAATGCTGGCTTGCCAGATTCCGGATAAAGGCGTCCATCCGGTCACCGCTTCCCAGTTTGACTCCCACGGCCGGGAACATCCCCTGGCGCAGAGGGGTCGCGACCCCATCGGCGACGCCCAAAATTATCTTATAATCCCCCCTGCCCTCAACCAGCCGGGCGAAGGTGAGTTTACCAGGCTTCAGCGTAGCCGACGTCAGCAATCCGTTGAATCCCTTATGCTTAAACGGCTGGATCTCAGCCTTAAGGTCCCCGGGGTCCCCCGAATCAGAGCCGCCCAAGAGCGAAAACGGCGCAAACCCACACGATGAAAGAAGCAGCCCATCTGAATCCACATCAACAACATCGCCATAATATATGGGTTGACCTGTAAGCAGATTCAGAATCAACATCGTAACGGAGAGGGGGATATCCCCTTCACACGTCGAGACGGTCCCCGCATCGGCGAGCCATGACAGTGGAACGCATTGGGTATAGCCATAAATCTTGGATAGCTCGTACTGGCATTTCACATTTACGACATCCAGCCTGTATTCGTCCACCAAAGACTTAAGCCCCTTATAGAGCTTCACGGTCTCAGACAGCTGCCTGGGTGTCGCGCCAGCATTCACTTTCACGACCTTCTTGAGCTGCGCCAAATCACCGGCGCACTCATCGTCCGAGTATCTGCGCGCCCGCTCGATGAGCTGGTAAGTATCGAAGTGAAATACCTCCGGGCCGATGATGTCGCGAAGAAGCACATGATCAAATGTGCCCGGGTACATCCCCATCGAGGCGTAGCCGATAAGACCTATTCGCGCATGCCGCAACCTGTAACGCGCGCCGGCGGCGATACAGAAGGCTCTAAGTTCGTCCGCCACTTTTCCATTGCCGGGACCCGGGTCCGGCAGGCCGAGGATAAAACTGAACCTCTTATTAGTCCGGTCGAGAGCCCCCTTCACCACCGCCGCCCCGCATAGCGACCCTGTCGATTCACGCCGCCCATCCCAATCCAGCATCGGAATGGTCCACAGGGCAAAAGGGAGGTGCTCTATTTCCTTAATTGCGGCGAGCGCGACCGGACCCTCCACCCATGTGGAAACAAAGACGATCACCCCGGCAATGTCGCTCGCGGCCAGCCTCCTTGCGGCATCCGCCGCCCCGGAAGGCGTAACCTCGGTGGTGCCCGCCGAAACCACGTCAACCTCAAGGGCGGAGAGCAACTGGGATGCACGCTCAGCCAGGTGCTCGCTGAGTTCGCCGACGTAGTCTTCGTGTCCTATTGAGAGAAAGCCAATTTGCATGACTCATATCACCTCAAAATGCTTCATCACTAGACCAATGATTTACAGCATAGCACATCCACGGCACGGCCCGGCGCATAGCACATTCGGCGCACCCCGGCGCCCCACCAGGTGCCCCTTTAGATCCTGGACAATAGCGGGGACCAATAATTAACAATATATGGGAAACAATACGACCAACCCGAGATAACTCAATTCCTTCTATAGCTCAAGCCCTTCTAAAGGTGCTTTCACTCTCTGTGGCGCCGCACCGTGACACCGTGACATAGGGGGTTTTAACACCTAATGAGGCCTAATGAGCGTAGAATTCCCTGATGAACTTTACATAGTTATCCACTATGAAACGCATGATCTGCTCACCAGTCTCCTTCGATGCGACCGTGGGGTCGCCGTAGATTCCGGTCTTGCTCTGCTGCACGCCCCAGGTTGACCAGAATACCTTCTTCCCGCTAACGAAGTTATCCCCGGGCAGGAATTCAGAATGGTATCTCATGATGTCCTCATCAGTAGCCCTGTCCATGTTGACGTTACGACCTAGATGCAGCATCAGCGAAGTCTCCCACTCACCCCCATGAATGCTCCCGCCGACCACCGACCGCCTTATCTTGCCGTAACCCTCCGCGCTCATGGCTGCGGGCGCGGTTATGGCCATATAGACGCCATAGGTGTCCGCGATCTCCCGCGCCACCACATTCAGGATCCCGGAGTGATGGCCGTGACAATCCAAAATCACGATCTTCTTGAACCCCATCTCAATCAGCGAGCTGCAGACGTCGAAAAGCATATCTGTAAGGACGCGCGGCCTCACCCTTATGGTCCCTGGCCACCTCGTCATCTCCTTGGCCGAATACCCCGTCCAGACGGTGGGCATTATGAGGAGGGGGATCTCGTCCTTAAGTGCCTCCCCGATCCTGCGCGCCACGGCTTCGGCAATGGCCGCATCCGTCTCCACAGGGAGGTGCATGCCATGCTCCTCGATAGTCCCCACAGGGAGAATTATGAGGGTGTTTTTCTCAATCGCCTCTTTAAGCTCCGGCCAGCTGCGTTCGGCAAAAAACATGATATCACTCCTCCATATATAGTTCTCCATTGCATACTCGCCCAATTAGCGCTAACGTTTCTTAAGCATATCTATCAATACAGCGACTACGAGAACCGCGCCTTTGATCACGAGTTGCCAGTAAGATGAGACATTGAGCAGATTCAGGCCATTGCCCAATACACCCATAAAAAGGGCGCCGAAGATCACTCCCCAGATGGTCCCCTCGCCGCCAAACAGGCTCGTCCCGCCTAGCACGGCAGCCGTTATCGCCTCGAACTCGTAACCCACACCTGAATTAGGCTGGCCGGACGCCAGGCGCGAAGTTAGGATTATACCGCTCACGCCGGCAAGCATACTGCATAAGACGTAAGTCGCCCCGCGGTAAAACGCAACATTGATGCCTGAAAGCCTTGCCGCCTCTTCGTTGCCGCCAATAGCATACACAAACCTCCCAAATTTTGTTTTAGTGGCCGCGAAGTGCGCCAGGAGCACGATAGCCAGCATGATGATCACGGGGATTGGCACAGAGCCGATATATCCCCTTCCAAGCTCCTTGAACCCCTCCGGGAGCCCGAAGACTGCATAGCCATTGGTATATACAAACGCGAACCCCCGGGCGGCCGACATCATGCCAAGCGTGACTATGAACGGTGGAATCCTCCACTTCGTCACGAAATAGGCATTGATGAACCCCAACGTAGCTGCCAGTAGCAACGAAAGCCCTACCGCGAGTAGCACGCTCAGATGGCTCTTAACAACCAGGCCGGCCATGACTACACCGATTAACGCCACAAGGGACCCAACGGAGATATCTATCCCGCCCCCCACTAATACGAAAAACATTCCGACCCCAATTATACCGATCAAAGATACCTGGCGGGCTACATTGAAAAAATTGCTGACCGTCAGGAACGAGTCAGACGTGGCCGTCAGAAAGATGCAAAGCGCTATAAAAACCCCCGGGAGGCCGAAGCGTTGTAGAGATACTTTCACGTCGCTTATGGAAATTGCGGTACGCACGTTGCTGCTATGATCCATAGTACACCACCCTCCTACCTGACCAGCACCGAGGTCTCTGTCCTTGTCCCTGTCCCCACCCCTGCATACTGTCCCGTCGCGAGCCTCATAATTTCCTCTTGTGTCACAGATTGATCCTGGTTGTCAAGTTCCCCAGCAATACGGCCCTCGTGCATTACCAAAATCCTATCGCTCATCCCGATCACCTCAGGCAACTCCGAGCTCACCATGATAACGGCGACCCCTTCTTCAACGAGGTTGTTCATGAGCCGATAGATTTCAGCCTTCGCCCCAACATCTATCCCGCGTGTCGGCTCATCAAAGAGGATCAGCTTGAGCTTCCCAAAAAGGCATTTCCCCAATACAACCTTCTGCTGGTTACCGCCGCTCAAGAACTTCACCTTTCTCTCAAGACCCGGGGTCTTTATGCCAAGCTTCTCCACAAGGTCCCGGCAGGCGATCGTCTCATTCCTTGAATCCAGGACAAAAGACCATCTGCAGATTCTATCTATCGCCGAGAGCGACATATTCTCCCTTACACTCATCCCCAGCACAAGCCCGTGCCGCTTCCTATCCTCAGGGACCAAGCCGATGCCCATCCTGAGAGCCTCCTGCGGCGATTTGATGTCAAGAGGTTCATCATAGAAGAGAACCCTGCCACCGCTCCTTTTATCCGCGCCGAATATGGCCCTTACCAGCTCCGTCTTACCTGCGCCCATAAGGCCTGCTATGCCCAGTATCTCTCCCTCGAAAAGGGAAAAATTGATATCCCTAAGTACGTTCCCGCGTGACAGGTTCTCCACAGACATGATTCTCTTTCCCCGCTGCACGCTACGCTTCGGATACTCAAATCCCAAAGGGCGCCCGACCATGGCCTTTATCAGCTCTTCCCTGCTGATTTCCGTCCTATCTTTAGTCGCAATTATCTTACCGTCCCTCAGGATCGTTATCCGGTCCGCTATGCGAAATACCTCATCCAGCCGGTGGGTTATGAATATCACGGTAACCCCTTGAGCCTTCAGGGCCTTAACTACATTAAATAGCCTATCGACTTCATCTTCGGATAATGCGGATGTAGGCTCATCCATGATAAGCAACCGGGCATTGCTGGATACGGCCCTTGCTATCTCAACCACCTGCATCTGGCTTACGCTGAGGGTCTTCATGATAGCCCTGGGGTTGATCGACACACCAAGCCGTTCAAGAGCCTCGTGTGCTGTTTTGTTCATGGCCGGCCAATCTATCATGCCCATCACGCCTCGACGGATCATCGGCGGCCGGCCCAATGTGATATTCTCCGCAACAGAAAGGTGGGGGACATTCATGAGCTCCTGGTGTATAACTGCTATACCCAAACTCTGGGCATCGGAAGGTCCAGCCAGGCGCACGGGGCGCCCGTCAAAGTATATTTCCCCTCGGTCAGGCTGGTAAACCCCCGAAAGAACCTTGATAAGCGTTGACTTCCCAGCCCCGTTTTCCCCAACTAACGCGTGAATCTCACCCGCATTGATGCTCAGGCTCACTGAGTCAAGTGCCACAACCCCCGGAAATTCCTTTGTAACACCCTTCACTTCAAGAATTGGGGTCGGCAATTTAGAATCCACCCCCAACAGATATAGTATATTGCCGGTACGGGATGGTCTGGAGGACCCCGGACCATCCCGTTTAGTAAGGGACCTGCACTTAGGTGAGGCAATCAGCCGTTGTGTCCATTCCGTTCTCAAGATGAGCGTATCTACGTTGTTATCATTTAACGAACTTATCTACGTTCTCCTTCGTTATGAGCACTGGAGGGACGGGCGATGATTTGGGAATTCCGGCTGCCTTGCCTTCCAGGACTTTTATTCCTATCTCCATAGCCTTTGTCCCTATGAGCTTAGGCTGCTGGGCAACGTCACCTATCAGCTGAGAGCCCTTCTTTATGAAGAGACATGCCTCCTTGGTCCCGTCATATCCTATAAACACCATTTCCTTGATCCTGCCGGCACCTTCAGCTGCAGCCATAGCTCCGAGAATCGTATCATCATTGATACCAAATACCACATCGATCTTGGGGTTCCCCTGCAGGATATTATCCATAACGGCCATAGCTCTATCTCTCATGGCACCGCCATCCTGCTTGGCAACGATCTTGACTCCCGGTAGCTTCTTGATCTCGGATTCAAATCCCGCAACCCTGGCACCGCAGATGACAGGAGACTGCGGGAAATCGAGAATTACCACGTTGGCCTTTCCACCCAGCTTCTGCTGTATGTACTTCCTCGCGAGTTCGCCTGCGAGCCGCCCGCCCTCGAGGTTATCGGTCGCAACCTGCGTAACGATATTACCGCCCTCGATTGTCCCATCGACCGTTATTACAGGTATACCTGCCCGGTTTGCCTCCTCTACAGCCGGGATAAGGCCTCTTGGGTCAGATGGCCCGATGATTATCAGGTCCACCTTCTTTTCGATAAAGTCCTCTACCTGGGCAAACTGCTTAGCGGGATCCATGTTAGAGTCAACGCTTATAAACTTCATCCCGGCTTTTTCGGCTACCTCTCTAATGGCAGCCTCCATCTCCAGCTGGAATTCATGCTGCCTTGTGAGAAGCGTCAAGGCGACCGTCTTGCCCTTGACTGATGCCGATGCATAAGGGACAAACAGGCATGCCACCAACACCATAACCGATAACAAGGTCAATAGCAAAGCCAACCTATGTTTCATGGTTCAATCCCTCCCTTAAACTCCTAATAATTCGCTCTTTACCGCGTTGCTCTTGGACCTTACACAGAAATCAACCGGAACTTTCCCTTAGCCTCTTTTCTCTATACCCGAAGCCACTTCCCGGAGGAATCACCTCCCCCCTTCCAACGAACCATGGATTCACCTCCAATGGACATTACAGAGTTTTCTCCTTAATTTAAGATAGAGTTCTTCAGGCTAAAGTTCTTCTCAGAGAGTAGACCCCCATGCCGCCATGTGATGCCACAGAGAATAAAAATATCTCCGGAAATGATTGGGCATTTTCAAGGCAAACCAGGGGACTAGCGGCATATCGTCTTATATTTTAAAGATTACCTATAGATGCTCGACAAGTAAGCGATGCAAATATGCAACTATTACTGATCACCCATTCGGCTGGCAAACGTGCGGGATGCCAGCAACTGGGCATCTATGAGTGCATTTCGGAATAAACTCCTAGGTTTGTATATGACTAATCTACAAGCTACTGTCTACTGCAAAAGCCTCTCTTATCCCGCATAGGCCTAAGGATAAACCTACGCGCTGGGAAAATCATCTTAGACCACGGCGACCTCTATCCCCCTCTCGCGCAACACCTTCAACTCCTCCTCCGGCACCTTATCGTCCGTGACGATCTTGTGCAGGACGGTGACCGGCGCGACAAACGCAAAAGCCTCCTTGCCAAACTTGCTGTGGTCGATCACTGCCGTGACATGCCGGGCCGCCCTTATGATAGCCTTCTTTATCTGGGCCTCGGCCACGCTGCCCGTGCTCATCCCCCGGGCCGAAGTTATCGCGCTGACGCCGAGAAAGGCCTTATCCACACGCACCTCATCCAGGACCTGCTCGGCATAGGGGCCGACAAGGGCAGCCGTATGCTTCCTGAGGTCACCCCCTGTCAGCATGATCGATATGTCCGGATCGTTCTGAAGCTCCGCTGCAATGTCGATTCCGTTAGTTACTACTAGGAGATTCTTTTTCCCACGAAGGTTACGAGCAACACAGAGCGTAGTAGTCCCAGCCTCGATGAACACCGTCTCCCCGTCCTTGACCCCCTGGGCAGCTGCCCGGCCAATCCTTTCCTTCTCCTCGGCAAAGGCCTTCTTTTGCATGGCGAAGGGCGGGTCATAGCCCGTGCTGTCAATCGACATCGCGCCCCCGTACGTCTTCTCCAAGAGCCCTTTCCTCGACATCTGGTCGAGGTCGCGCCTGATCGTGCCCTCGGATACATTAAACAACTTGCTTAATTCAGCCACCTGTATGCTACCATTTGTCTTGAGCATCTGCAGGATGGCAGCCCGCCTTTCCGCAGGTAGCACCCGACTTCACCAGCCCCTCTATCTCCTGACTCCGTTATACCTTCACCCATCCCCGCTCCTCGGAGGACCGCATGGCGGCGCCCATTACCTCGTGGATCCTCAGCCCGTCCTCGAAGGTCGCGCCCGTTGTCGGACGCCCTTCCTGGATGCTGGCCAGGAATTCATACTCGCTCGCGAAGTGGAACCTTATCCATCCCACGGCGAACTTCGGGCCCGGGAAGCCGCCGGGCTCGGGGAACTTCTGTATGGTCTCTATCTTTGTATAGCCCTTCAAGCCGCCGATGGGCGAGCCAGGGCGCGTATTATCATAGAACCACAGCCAGTTCGGATCCATGAGGTTAAAAGCCAGGGCGCCGCCGCTCCCATGAATCTCGAAACGGAGCTCATCGTTTGCGCCCGTCGCCACCCGGGACACCTCTATAGTGCCGATGGCCCCGTTCTCCATCCTGGCCTGGATCAGGGCGAAATCATCAACATCCACCGGAACCATCACGGACCGGTCCGCCTGGGACGGCCGCTCCTTTATAAACGTCTCGAGCGACGCCATTACCTCCACATAGTCGCCAAGCAGATAATACATGAGATCCAGAATATGGGCGCCGAGGTCGTATATGGCGCCGGCGCCCCCTTGGGCCTTGCTCAGGCGCCAGCTGACCGGCCGCATCGGGTCGACGTAACCCGAGTGGAGGTAGGCCGCCCTGAAGTGGAATATCCTGCCCAGGGCACCCTCATCTATGAGCTGCTTCGCCCGCATCACCGCCGGGATGAACCTGTAGATGCAGGCCACCTGCGTCTTGGCGCCCGCCCGCCTCCCGGCCTCCCTCGCAGCCTCCGCCATCTCGCGCGCCTCGGCCACATTTCTGGCAAGCGGCTTCTCGCAGTAGACGTGTTTGCCAGCCTCCAGGGCAGCCAGAGCTATATCGAGATGTGTATCGTTAGGCGTGCAGCAGTCAACGACGCGGACGTCATCGCGTGTCACAAGCTCGCGAAAATCTGGGCACGACCACGCATACCCCGCCTCCTCCACGGCCTCGCGCCGGTTGGCCTCCGATCTCGAGCATACGGCCGCGAGCCTCGGCTTCCATTCAAGACCCCGGTAATACATGGGCATGTTCATATACCCGAGTGTGTGAACCCG contains:
- a CDS encoding DeoR/GlpR transcriptional regulator, with protein sequence MLPAERRAAILQMLKTNGSIQVAELSKLFNVSEGTIRRDLDQMSRKGLLEKTYGGAMSIDSTGYDPPFAMQKKAFAEEKERIGRAAAQGVKDGETVFIEAGTTTLCVARNLRGKKNLLVVTNGIDIAAELQNDPDISIMLTGGDLRKHTAALVGPYAEQVLDEVRVDKAFLGVSAITSARGMSTGSVAEAQIKKAIIRAARHVTAVIDHSKFGKEAFAFVAPVTVLHKIVTDDKVPEEELKVLRERGIEVAVV
- a CDS encoding creatininase family protein, which encodes MFFAERSWPELKEAIEKNTLIILPVGTIEEHGMHLPVETDAAIAEAVARRIGEALKDEIPLLIMPTVWTGYSAKEMTRWPGTIRVRPRVLTDMLFDVCSSLIEMGFKKIVILDCHGHHSGILNVVAREIADTYGVYMAITAPAAMSAEGYGKIRRSVVGGSIHGGEWETSLMLHLGRNVNMDRATDEDIMRYHSEFLPGDNFVSGKKVFWSTWGVQQSKTGIYGDPTVASKETGEQIMRFIVDNYVKFIREFYAH
- a CDS encoding substrate-binding domain-containing protein, which gives rise to MKHRLALLLTLLSVMVLVACLFVPYASASVKGKTVALTLLTRQHEFQLEMEAAIREVAEKAGMKFISVDSNMDPAKQFAQVEDFIEKKVDLIIIGPSDPRGLIPAVEEANRAGIPVITVDGTIEGGNIVTQVATDNLEGGRLAGELARKYIQQKLGGKANVVILDFPQSPVICGARVAGFESEIKKLPGVKIVAKQDGGAMRDRAMAVMDNILQGNPKIDVVFGINDDTILGAMAAAEGAGRIKEMVFIGYDGTKEACLFIKKGSQLIGDVAQQPKLIGTKAMEIGIKVLEGKAAGIPKSSPVPPVLITKENVDKFVK
- a CDS encoding ABC transporter permease encodes the protein MDHSSNVRTAISISDVKVSLQRFGLPGVFIALCIFLTATSDSFLTVSNFFNVARQVSLIGIIGVGMFFVLVGGGIDISVGSLVALIGVVMAGLVVKSHLSVLLAVGLSLLLAATLGFINAYFVTKWRIPPFIVTLGMMSAARGFAFVYTNGYAVFGLPEGFKELGRGYIGSVPIPVIIMLAIVLLAHFAATKTKFGRFVYAIGGNEEAARLSGINVAFYRGATYVLCSMLAGVSGIILTSRLASGQPNSGVGYEFEAITAAVLGGTSLFGGEGTIWGVIFGALFMGVLGNGLNLLNVSSYWQLVIKGAVLVVAVLIDMLKKR
- a CDS encoding Gfo/Idh/MocA family oxidoreductase — encoded protein: MGNGSRTRTEVGIGLVGYGFIGRVHTLGYMNMPMYYRGLEWKPRLAAVCSRSEANRREAVEEAGYAWSCPDFRELVTRDDVRVVDCCTPNDTHLDIALAALEAGKHVYCEKPLARNVAEAREMAEAAREAGRRAGAKTQVACIYRFIPAVMRAKQLIDEGALGRIFHFRAAYLHSGYVDPMRPVSWRLSKAQGGAGAIYDLGAHILDLMYYLLGDYVEVMASLETFIKERPSQADRSVMVPVDVDDFALIQARMENGAIGTIEVSRVATGANDELRFEIHGSGGALAFNLMDPNWLWFYDNTRPGSPIGGLKGYTKIETIQKFPEPGGFPGPKFAVGWIRFHFASEYEFLASIQEGRPTTGATFEDGLRIHEVMGAAMRSSEERGWVKV
- a CDS encoding sugar ABC transporter ATP-binding protein — protein: MPTPILEVKGVTKEFPGVVALDSVSLSINAGEIHALVGENGAGKSTLIKVLSGVYQPDRGEIYFDGRPVRLAGPSDAQSLGIAVIHQELMNVPHLSVAENITLGRPPMIRRGVMGMIDWPAMNKTAHEALERLGVSINPRAIMKTLSVSQMQVVEIARAVSSNARLLIMDEPTSALSEDEVDRLFNVVKALKAQGVTVIFITHRLDEVFRIADRITILRDGKIIATKDRTEISREELIKAMVGRPLGFEYPKRSVQRGKRIMSVENLSRGNVLRDINFSLFEGEILGIAGLMGAGKTELVRAIFGADKRSGGRVLFYDEPLDIKSPQEALRMGIGLVPEDRKRHGLVLGMSVRENMSLSAIDRICRWSFVLDSRNETIACRDLVEKLGIKTPGLERKVKFLSGGNQQKVVLGKCLFGKLKLILFDEPTRGIDVGAKAEIYRLMNNLVEEGVAVIMVSSELPEVIGMSDRILVMHEGRIAGELDNQDQSVTQEEIMRLATGQYAGVGTGTRTETSVLVR